In the Fibrobacterota bacterium genome, GGATTCTTCCGCCAGGACATGGTCGAAATGATGCTGCGCGAGCATGATCGGGGATCCCGCGACTACAGCATCTGGATCTGGAGCCTTATCAATTTCGAACTGTGGAACCAGGCCTTCCTGGACGGCGATACCCGGAAAATCTGAGCGGAGAGCGAGCGCGTATGGGAGCAATTTGCGTGATAGTCAATCGCCGGGAAAGCGAGCCGGCGCGCACCGATGTCGTGGACGCCATGCTCCGGGAAGCCGTGGCCGCCCGCAGCGGGAATCCGGCCCAGCCGCTTCCCGCGCCCGCCAGCCGGGCCTTTTCCAACGTGGCGGCCGGCGCCATCGACGCCCTCAAGGGGGATTCCGGGCAATGCCTGTACGAGGACGAAGCCGTGCTTGTGGCTTGCGACGCGGAGATTTACAACGGCAAGGAATTGGCCGGTAGCGCCGGCGTCCCCGAGAACGCCGGCGAAGCGGCCTTGATCGCGGCTTTGTACCGGCGGCATGGGGAATCGTGGTTCGAAAAGGTGGCCGGCATTTACGGGGTCTTCATATACGACAAGGGCAAGCGCAAGGGATTGGCCTTTTCCGATCGCCTGGGCGTGCGGCCCTTGATCGTCCACGAGGACGACGAGCGCATCGTGGTGGCCACGTATTTGGCCTCTCTGGCCGGATTGCCGGGCTTCCAGGCTACGCTCGATCACCAAGCCGTGTGCAGCTACCTGTTCATGGAGATGATCCCCACGCCTTTCACCATCTACCGTTCGGCGCGCAAGCTGGAAGGCGGCCATGTCTTGCGCATTTCCGGCGGGCGGACGGAAACGGCGCGCGTGTGGAACATGAAATACCCCGAGCCGAAGCTGGCGGACGAAGGCGAAATGATCGCCGGCATGCGGCGCCTGATGCGGCAATCGGTGCAGCGCCAGGCCGCCCTCGGGGTGAAGACCCCGGAAGAACTCGGATCCTTTCTCAGCGGCGGAACCGATTCCAGCCTCATCGCCGGCTTGCTCAGCGAATTGAACCCGGGCCGGGCGAAAACCTTCACCATCGGTTTCGAAGAGCCCGGCTACGATGAAATGGAATTTTCCCGCATCGCCAGCAACCGCTTCAAGACCAAGGCCGACGAATACTACGTGACCCGGGACGATATTGTCGACGCCTTGCCCCTGATCGTGCGCGCTTTCGACGAGCCTTTCGCCAACTCCTCCGTCATCCCCACCTATTTCTGCGCCCGGCGCGCGCGCGAATCCGGCGTGCGCGTGATCATGGGAGGGGACGGGGGCGACGAGATTTTCGGAGGCAACTCCCGCTACCGCGATTATTACCAGGATTTCCACCGCTTCAATCCCGCCGTGGAAATGGCGATGTCGCTGGCGGTGGGGGCGACCCCCAAGTGGGCCCAGGTAGGCCCCATGCGCAAGGTGGCCAATTACCTGGCGCGTAAGCATGCGCCTTTGCACGAGCGCATCCACGCGTATGATTTGTCCTTCTATTTCGGCAAACGCGAGAACATCTTCGCCGCCGGTTTCCTGGCCGGCCAGGGCCAGTTCCTGAACGCCCAGGAAATCGCGCGCCGCATCCTGGAAGGCGCCGAGACCACGGATGAATTGGATCGTTACCTGTATCACGATTTGAAGAATACCTTGATGGACAACGATCTCCGCAAGGTGAACACCATGACCGAGCTGGCGGGAGTGCAGGTGCGCTATCCCTTCCTCGATACCGAACTGGTGGAGTTCACCGGGCTTATCCCCTCCAACCTCAAGGTGAAGGATGGCGCGCTCCGCTACCTGTACAAGGAAGCCTTCAAGGATATCCTGCCGCTGGAGATCATCAACAAGAAGAAGCACGGCTTCGGGCTGCCGGTGGTGCAGTGGATGTTCCGCAAGGGACGATTCAACGACATGCTGCGCGACGCGCTTTTCGATGGGCGCCTCAAGGCGCGCGGCATCTTCCACGACGCCTTCGTGGACGGCCTGTACAAGCGGGCCCAGGCGGACAAGACGGCCTATTTCGGATACTTCCTTTATTACATTTTTTTCCTGGAACTCTGGCTGCGGGAACATGTCGACGGGAGCGCCAGCCGCGCATCGTCGCGATTCTCCGCCGCCGCCGGGGTTCCGGGCTCATCGGGAAGGGACCTATGACGGAAGACATCAAGGAAAGCGTACGGAAGATCGTGGCCCGCAGCGTGGGCGGCGAATACCGGGACAAGCCCATCCCCGACGGCATGAAGTTGATCGGAAATCTGCTCGACTCCATGGCCGTGAACAGCTTGATCGTGGCGCTGGAGGAGAATTTCGGATTCGCCTTCGAGGACGAAGAACTTTCCGCCGAGTCCTTCGAAACCGTCGAGTCGCTGGCGGAACTCGTGAAAAGAAAGCTCTAAGGGCGGGATGACGGGATCCAGCGAAGAGATGTTTTTCTTCGACGGCGTCGGCGGAAAAAGGCTGCTCGGCTTTTTCCACCCGGCGGCGGGGCCCGCCCGGCGGGGCGGCGTGGTGTATTGCCATCCCTTCGCGGAAGAGAAGAACCAAAGCCATGCGGTCATCGTCCGCACTGCGCGCGGCCTGGCCGCGGCCGGCATTCCCGTGCTGCGTTTCGATTTCAGCGGCTGCGGCGACAGCGAAGGCGATTTGCAGGATGCCTCCGCGGAGGATTGGGTGGCCGAAGTGGGTTGCGCGGCGGATTGGCTGCGGAAGCGCACCGGGAACGCGCGCGTGGGCCTGTGGGGTTTGCGGGCCGGCGCCAACCTGGCCGCCTTATATGCCGCCGGCCGCAGCGACGTGGCCTTCGCGGTCTTGTGGCAGCCCCTGCCCGATCTCAAAACCTGCATGACCCAGTTCTTGCGGCAGAAGTTCAGCTCCGAACTCGCCGCCGGCAACGCCGAAGGCTTTTCCGTGAAGGGCCTGGTCAAGCGGCTGGAGGCGGGCGAAACCCTCGATGTCATGGGCTATCCGGTGACTCGCCGCCTGTATGAAAGCTTCGCGACGAAAACGCCTCCGTTATCCGCCTGCGAATTCCCCTTCCCCCTTTGCCTGGCCGCCATCACCGAAGCGGATGCGCCCCCGGACGCCCTCAAGCGGATGGCCGAGGGCTTGCGCGCCTCCAATCGGCCCGCGCCTTTGCAGCATGCCCGCGAAGTGCCTTTTTGGGATCGGTATTGGCGCTGGGAAGCCCCTTCCCTGCCGCAGCTCACGTCCGGCTGGATAGCCTCCGTAGCCTAGGAGCCATGATGGAGGAACCCGTCCGCTTCCTCGCCTCGGGCAAGGCCTTGTACGGCATCCTGCATTTGCCGCAGGACGCGGCGCAGGCGGAAGAGGTCCTGGTCATGATCGTGGGGGGTCCGCAAACGCGGGTCGGAAGCCACCGTTCCTATACCCTCATCGCCCGGGAGCTCTGCCGCCGGGGCCTGGCCGTGCTTCGCTTCGACTATGCCGGCATCGGCGACGGCGAAGGGGATTTCGCCGGCTTCGCCTACGCCGGCCCCTCCCTGGAAGCCGCCTTGGATTACCTGCACAAGCGTTTCCCGGGCCTACGCAAAACCGTGCTCTGGTCCCTATGCGACGGCTCGGCGGCTTGCGCCCTGAACGCGCGCCAGGCGGCGCGCCGCGTTTCCGGGATGATCTTATGCAACCCTTATGTGCATTCGCAGCAGGGCCACGCGAAGGCGCTGCTCAAGCACTATTACCGCAAGCGCATCATGGATCCCGCGTTCTGGAAGAAGCTGCTTTCCTTCCGGATGGATCCGCGCAAGGTGCTCTCCTCCTTTTTCGGCTTGGCCAAAAGCGCGACGCAAGCATCGGATACGCGCTCCCCTAAAACCGGACCCGCCGACGCCGGCGTCCCCTCCGCCGCGGTCGCCGCCGACGCTGGCAGCTCCTCCGCCCCGGTTGCCGCTCCCGCGCCGGCCGCGCCTCCCGGGCTGGTGGGACCGGGCGATGATCCGGAAGGACTGCCCGAGTTGGTGATGGAAGCCCTCGAGGCCTACGCGGGTCCGTTAACGCTGATCATGAGCACGGACGATTTTACCGCGCAGGAATTCCTGGCCTTGTACCGCGAGCGCGATACCGGAAAACGCCGGGGACGGCATCGCACGGATATGCGCATCGTGGACGGGGCCGATCATACCTTTACGGCTTCGGAATGGAAAAAGGCCGTATGCGATTTGACCATGGAGGCCTGGGACAAGACGCCCGGGCGGGAGGGATAGGCGGTGATAAGGGTATTGCACGACATTTTATCCGCGGCCGCCGAGGCCTGCCCGAACAAGAACGCCGTCCTGCACAAGGATGATGCCTGGACCTACGCGCGCGTGCGCTCGGATTCGGCGAAGCTGGCCGCCATCCTGATGGAGGCGGGCATCGGCAAGGGCGATCGCGTGGGCTTCTACCTGGAAAAGCGCATCGAAAAGGTGAATGCCATTTTCGGGATCTCCATGGCGGGAGGCGTATTCGTGCCCATCCGCTGGCAGAACCTGGGGCATCAGGCCGCGCATATCATCCGGGACAGCGGCACCACGGTGCTCATTACCACCTACGCGCGCCTTCCCGCCATCGCGGAAGTGCTCGGCGAGGCCGCCTGCCTGAAGTTGATCGTCGCCATCGGAAAGCCGGAAGAGGGCAAAGGCGCGGCGCTGCCGGGCGTGCAGGTGCTGGATTGGAGCGCCGCCATGGCCGCGGCTCCGGATACCCGGCGCGGGCCGCGCGTGGTGGAACCCGATCTCGCCGCCATCCTGTATACCTCGGGATCGACGGGCAAACCCAAGGGCGTTGTGCTCAGCCATTTGAACATCGTGGCCGGGGCCCGTATCGTATCCGAATTCCTCCAGCTCACGGAAAACGATCGCCTCCTCAGCCTGCTCACCTTCGGTTTCGACTACGGCCTCAACCAATTGACCACCGCGTTCCTCAACCGGGCGCAAATCGTGCTGATGGAATACCTGTTCCCGCGGGATGTCGTTTCCGTGGCGCGCAAGCATGCGGTCACGGGCATCGCCAACGTGGCCGCCGGTTGGATCCAATTAGTGGATCTCCCCGGCCTCAACCAAGGCAACCTCCCCTCGCTGCGGTACATCACCAACTCCGGGGGCGCGGTCCCGGAGAACGTGGTGCGTAAGCTACGCCAGAACCTTTCCGGCACGTCCATCTTCCTGATGTACGGCCTCACGGAAGCCTTCCGATCCACTTTCCTGGATCCAGCCCTGGTCGACAGCCATCCCACTTCCATGGGCAAAGCCATTCCGGGCGAAGAGATCATCATCGTCGACGAACACGGCAAGCCCGTGCGGCCGGGGGAAACCGGTGAGCTGGTCCATCGCGGCGTCCTGGTGGCGCAAGGGTATTGGAACGCGCCCGATCTCACCGCTGTCCGCTACCGCCGCAGCCCGTTACAGCCGGCGGAGGTGCCGGTGCCGGAAATGGCGGTTTTCTCCGGCGACCAAGTGCGCATCGACGAAGAAGGCCTGCTGTATTTCGTGGGACGCAAAGACGAAATGATCAAGTGCTCCGGGAACCGCATCAGCCCCACCGAAGTGGAAGAGCAGTTGCATGCCTCCGGCATGGTCAAGGACGCCATGGCGCTGGGCATTCCCCATGCGGTTTACGGCCAGGCGGTCTACGCCGTGATCGTTCCCGCGGAGGGCCGCGCCGCCTTGCAAGAGAGGGAGTTGCTAGATTATTGCAAAACATCCATGCCGCCTTATATGATCCCCCAACACGTCGAAATCCGCGAGGACCTGCCCAGGAACGCCAACGGCAAATTGGATCGCGCCTTGATCAAAACGCAGGTGTACGCCAAATTGGGGATCGCTCCGAAATGAAAACCTCCCTTCCATGCTGAGCCCCGCCACCGAATTCTTCCCCGGAACCCGCTTCGGCCGCATCGGGGACGCTTTGGCGGTCGCGGGAAAGCCCATCGCCGACATCGTGCGCCAATACGGATCGCCTCTCTTCATCTACGACACCGGCATTCTTCGCTGGCGCCATGACGCCCTCCGCGCGGTGCTGCCGAAGGAATTGCTGATCACCTACGCCGTCAAGGCCAATCCCAACCCGGACATTGTGCGGCTTTTGGGGCAATGGTACGACGGCGTGGACCTCGCCTCGCAAGGCGAGATGGAAGTGGCGCTCAAGGGCGGCGTCCCCGGCGCCAAGATGAGCTTCGCCGGCCCCGGGAAATCGCGGGAGGAATTGCGCTTCGCGGTGGCCAACGGCATCGGGACCTTGAGCCTGGAAAGCGAAAGGGAACTGGACCACTTGGAGGCCATCTGCGCCGAAACCGGCAAGACCACCCAGGCGCTCATCCGCGTCAATCCCGATTTCGAATTCTCGCGCTCGGGATTGAAGATGGGCGGCGGCTCCAAGCAATTCGGCATCGACAGCGAGCGCGTGCCCGCGCTCATCCAGCGCTTGGCAGCCTCCAAAAACGTCCGCTTCAAAGGCATCCATATCTTTTCCGGAACCCAGAATCTGAACGCCGATTCCGTCGTGGAGGCGTTCGGCAAGATCCTCGAGTATGCCGTGGGCCTGAAGGCGGCGACGGGCTGCCGAATCGACATCCTCAATCTGGGCGGGGGCTTCGGCATCCCGTACTTCAAGGGCGATGCCCCGCTGGATTTGGAACGCGCGGGCGAAGGCGTGCGCAGGCTTTTCGCCGAGTACGCGCCCAAGCTGCCGGGCACGCGCTTCAAGACCGAACTGGGACGGTTCCTGGTGGGCGAGGCCGGGATTTATGTTTCGCAGGTGCGCTACCGGAAGGTATCCCGCGGCACGGTATTCCTCATCCTCGACGGCGGCATGCATCATCATCTCGCCGCCTCGGGCAATATCAGCCAAAGCCCCATCCGCCGGCAGATGGTGCTGGCGGCGGCCAACAAGATGAACGGCCCGACGGAAAAAGTGAACGTGGTGGGGCCGCTTTGCACCCCTTTGGATACCTTCGGCATGGGCATCGAGCTGCCGGCCCTGGACGAGGGCGATTTCGTGGCCATCCCGAATTCGGGGGCCTACGGGCCCAGCATGAGCCCGGTGGGGTTCCTCAGCCATCCGCCGCCCCGGGAAGTCCTGCTCTGAAGCCGTTCGCGAGGCGGGGCGCGGCCGAGACCGCCCCCTCGCGGATCAGAGCAATTGATACCTTTCCGAATCATCCATGCCGCGCCCGTCCATCCGCATCCTGCACATCATCCAATCGCTGGGAATAGGCGGGATGGAAAACCGCATCGCCCGCCTGGCCGGCGGGCTTGATCGCGGGCGTTTCGCGGTGGAGGTGCTGAGCTTCCGCCCGCCGCAAAGCGGCCGCCTGGAATTGCCTCCCGGCACCCCCCACCATTATTTCCCCGTCCCCTCCGGCCTGCATCCCCTGCGCATCCTCCGGCTGGCGCGCTTCATACGCGCGGGCGGTTATACCGCGGTGCACACCCATAACTGGTCGACCATGTTTTATGGCATAACGGCGGCCTGGTTGGCGCGCCGCCCGGTCATCCTGCACGGCGAACATGGCTTGAACCGGTCCGACCTGGCCGGCATCCCTTGGAAGCGGCTATGGGCCCAGCGCATCCTCTGCCGCATGGCCGACGCCATCGTCCCCGTGAACGGCGTCATCGCCGCCTACGTATGCAAGCATTGGCGGCTGGCCGCCGGTATCCCGCGCGTGATTCCCAACGGCGTCGATTTGTCGCGCTTCCATGCCAAGGAAACGCGCGGCGACTCCGCACGCGACCCGGCGCGATTCGAGATGGGGATGGTGGGGCGGCTGGACGAGGTCAAGGATATCGGTTGCGCGCTCCGGGCGCTCCAAAGGCTCAAAGCCGCGGGCCAAGCCGGGGGCATGCGCCTGACCCTGGTGGGAGACGGGCCGTTGCAGGCCAAGCTGGCCGATGAGGCCCGCGCCATGGGCGTTGCGGAAATGGTGGACTTCGCCGGCGCCCGCGCCGACGTACCTGCCTGGTACGGCCGTTTCGACCTGTACCTGAATACTTCCGTCTACGAAGGCATGAGCAATACCCTGCTGGAAGCGATGGCCTGCGGCCTGCCGCTGATCGCTTCCCGCGTTCCCGGCAATGCCGCTTGGCTGGCCGAGGGGGAGAACGCGAGGTTTTTCGAAAGCGGCGACGATGCGGCCTTGGCCGCGGCCATCCTGGCTTTGCGGGACGACCCGGCCTCCCGGGCGGAAATGGGACGGCGCAACCGTGCGAAGGTCGAGAAGGAATATGATAATAGGCGGTTCCTCGCAACCTATGCCGGACTTTACACGGAATTATCGGGCCATGCCGCAAGCTAGGCCCGTCGGGGCCGGTTGCATGGCCAGGAGGCGGATATGATTGAAGTGAGGTTGGCGGAAACCCAGGCGGAAAGGGACGCCCTTCTCGAGCCGGCGCGCGTATTGGCGCGGGAGGCGGAAAGCAACCTCACCTTCCATCAATTGCCCGTGCCCATGGCCTGGTGGAAGCAATTCCATAGCGAACCCGGAGAGGGCGATTTCGGGAGCAAGCGCATGCGCAATTTCCTGGGCATGCGCAGCCGCCTGGAAGAATGCTTTTTCGCAGCGGCGGAATCCGACGGCAAGTTGGTAGGCCTGGCCCCGCTCGCGGTCTTTTCCGTCACCGTGAAATCCAACGCCCCTCCCCTTAAGGTGCTCTGCTTTTGCGCCGACTCGGTCACGGTCTTCTACCAGGATCTGCTGATCCACCCGGGTAACCGCGAAGATACCCTCGCGGCCTTGCTGGATTTCCTGTGCGCGCATGCCGAGAAGCAGAACATGCTGCTTTTCCTCGGGTACATCCCGGAGGATTCGCCCAATCTTCCCGGCTTGAAAAAGGCCGCGGAGGCGCGCTTGCAGGCGGGCTGGAAAGGCGGCCTGGTCACCAACCGCTATCGCGGCGGCGTATATCCCTGGACCTTGCATCCCTTGGACTCGGCGCTGGCGGGGCTTAAGGAAACCGTCCCGGCCGATGCGGCGTTGTGCGAATCGATCGAGGCGCTCAAGGAAAAGCTAGGGAAGCAAGGCCCCACCTTGCTGACCTTCCAGGCCACGCGCAAAGGCCTGGAGCAGGAACTGGAATCCTTACTTGGCCGCATCCCGGCGGAGGGCGCTCCCGGCGAGGCGGCCCGCAAAGCGCGCGAGGCCATCGCATCCGACGTGATCATCTACCCGCATCTGAAGCTGCCCGCATCGGTGGAAGAGTTCCAGCAAACCTTGAGCTCCAGTCGCCGCTATTATTTCCGCCGCTACCTGAAGAAATTCCTGGAGGCGAACGGCTCCTTCGAAGACATCGCCCCCGCGGACCTGTCCAGCGCGGACGTGGAAGAATACTTGGCCTTGCATCGGCAGCGTTGGGGCAGCGACTCGGTGGCGGTAAACGATTCCACCATCGATTTCCACCGGCAGATAGCGATGGAAGGGGCTAAGATCGGTATATTCCATCTGTTTTTCGCCAAAGTGGAAGGCCGCCGCATCGCGGCCCATGCCTGCTTTGACATCGGCAACCGCCGGGAGTACTTTTTTTCCGGCCGCACTCCAGAGCTGGAAGACCTCCGGGCCGGCAAGCTGCTGGTCATGCATACCGTACAGGACGCCATCGCCAAGGGATTCAAGTTCTATGATTTCGGGTATGGCGGCGACGAATATAAAAGCGAATTCACCCGGACGCATCGGTTGGCCAAGTCGCTATTCCTGGCGAAGGACGGGGCTTTGCTCGATCTGGAAAAGATCTTCCCGAAATACGAATACATGTCCTTGGAAAGCGCGTAAGGGTGGCTAAGCGTGTTCTCATCATCGCTTTCCATTTCCCCCCCATCCAAGGCAGCAGCGGTTTTTTGCGCACGCTCAAGTTCGCCCGCTACCTGCCGGACTACGGCATCGAGCCGACGGTGCTTACGGTGAACCCCCGGGCTTACGTGGCCGTGGATCCCAAACCGGTGAACCAGTTGCCCGCCGGAGTGGAAGTGCATCGCAGCTTCGGATTGGACGCGCAGAAGCACATGGGCATAGCCGGGCGTTACCCCGCCTTCCTGGGCATTCCCGACAAGCATGCCTCCTGGATCCCCGCCGCCGTGCTGGACGGCAAACGCCTGATCCGCAAAAAGAGGATCGAAGCCATCTACTCCACCTATCCCATCCCCAGCGCGCACGTCATCGGCCATGCGCTGGCCAAATGGACGGGCTTGCCCTGGGTGGCCGACTTCCGCGATCCGATGTGGGACGAATTCCTGGAAGTGCCCAAGCCCGTGTTGTGGGCGCGCAAGCGCATCGAAGCCGCCGCCATACGCAAGTGCACGCAGGCTTTGACCACCACGCAAGGCATCGCCGATCTTTTCTACCGACGCTATCCCGAACTGCCCAAAGAAAAGCTCACCGTCATCTCCAACGGCTTCGACGAGAACGATTTCTCCCGGCTGCCGCCGCACTCGGGCGCGCGCGCGCCCGGTCCCGTGACTCTGACGCATGCGGGCCTCCTGGAACAAGTCGATCGCGACCCGGTGCCTTTCTTCCGCGGCATTAAGCTGGCCATCGATCGCGGCGGCATCCGCCGCGAACAACTGCAAGTCAATCTGATGGGCACGGGCAACGATGCCATCTACCAAAAGGAAATCGCCGATCTGGGCCTGGGCGACGTGGTCCGGCTGAAGTCGCCGGTGCCTTACGCGCAAGCCATCGACATCATGTCCGCGTCGGACATCCTCTTGCTTTTCCAAGGGCCCAGCTGCGAAGCGCAGATTCCCGCCAAGCTGTACGAATACATGCGCGTTGGCCGCCCCATCCTCGCCTTGACCACCCATGAGGGCGAAACCGGCCGCTTGGTGAAAGAGACCGCCTCCGGAACGGTGGTGCGGCCGGAAGATCCCGAACCGATCGCGCGGGCCGTCACCGAATGGGTGCGTGCGGTGCAAGCGGGCCAGGCTTTGCCCGCCGCCAGCGCCGGGACCGCGCGCGGATTTTCGCGCCAGAACCAGGCCCAGCGTCTGGCCGGGATATTCGCCGGCCTCGGCAATGCCAAATGAAACCGGAAACCGAAATCGAAAACACAGTCATCACCCATAAGGGATCCCCATGCGCAACCTGATCCGACTTCTCGCTTTATGCTCACTGATAGGCGCGGCCTTCGCCGCCAAGGGCGGCCCCGCGGCCAAGCGGGCGGCCCCGGCCCGGAAGGCCGACGTCGCCCCGTTCTATTGGTACTACTACGCCGTGGACTCCAGCCATCAGGACGGCAAGGAGATCGGGTTTTATTCAAAGCTGCGTTACGCCCCGGACGGTAAGCTCAAGGTGGGTTATCGCGGGCATTACGACGTACGCTTCGCGGAGTTCGACGGCCGGAATTGGCAAAAGCAAACCATCGACACCGGGGCGGGATCCGACGCCAAGATCGACATGGCCTTGGACAAGGACGGCAATCCCCACATCATCTACCACGACTGGCAATACGCTTACGTCTACTACGTCTGGTCGGACGGCCACGATTGGCACCGCAGCACGCTCGATACGCTCGGCAGCGGCGGCGGCTTCTACCAATTGTCGGCGCAGATGGACGCCAACAACGTTTTCCATGCCATCTACACGGCCAAGTACCAGGACTACGCCAATCTTACCTACTCCTATCTGCCGGTAGGCGGGGAGCGCGTCGGGCCGACCCGGCCCTGCGACTGCGGTCTCAGCGCGAAGTGGAACTCGATCACCTTCGATAAGAACGAGAAGCCCGTATTCGGCTTCTTCATCCATAACGGCGAGTACCTGAACGTGACCTATATGGACGGGGGCCAATGGAAGAACCAGGCCGTGGATACCGCCGGGGGAACCGGCAAGTTGCCGGGATTCTACGCCTCCATCGCGCATGACACGGGCGATTCCTTCTACCTCTCCTACCAGGACAACGACAAGAAGGGCTTGTACATGGCGTATGGCACGCCGGGCGGAACCTGGACGGTGGAAAAGATCGATAGCATGCCCAGCTTCACCTATTTCACCACGCAAAGCGCCTTGGTCCTGGGCCCCGACCGCACCCCCTATGTGGTCTATCCCTGGGTCGAATCCTCCGATGCCCTGGTCGCGACCAAGGCCAAGCTGAAGCTCGCGTACAAGAAGGACGGCCAATGGATCACCCAGACCGTCGACTCCGGCGAAGTGGTCGGCGAGTTCCCTTCCATCGCCATTTCCAAGGATGGCCTCCCGGCCATCACCTACGTCGATCGCAAGGGATTGACGCTGTGGTCGGCGATGGCGAGCAAGACCGCGCCTCCCGACACCAA is a window encoding:
- a CDS encoding hydrolase 1, exosortase A system-associated — protein: MMEEPVRFLASGKALYGILHLPQDAAQAEEVLVMIVGGPQTRVGSHRSYTLIARELCRRGLAVLRFDYAGIGDGEGDFAGFAYAGPSLEAALDYLHKRFPGLRKTVLWSLCDGSAACALNARQAARRVSGMILCNPYVHSQQGHAKALLKHYYRKRIMDPAFWKKLLSFRMDPRKVLSSFFGLAKSATQASDTRSPKTGPADAGVPSAAVAADAGSSSAPVAAPAPAAPPGLVGPGDDPEGLPELVMEALEAYAGPLTLIMSTDDFTAQEFLALYRERDTGKRRGRHRTDMRIVDGADHTFTASEWKKAVCDLTMEAWDKTPGREG
- a CDS encoding glycosyltransferase; translation: MPRPSIRILHIIQSLGIGGMENRIARLAGGLDRGRFAVEVLSFRPPQSGRLELPPGTPHHYFPVPSGLHPLRILRLARFIRAGGYTAVHTHNWSTMFYGITAAWLARRPVILHGEHGLNRSDLAGIPWKRLWAQRILCRMADAIVPVNGVIAAYVCKHWRLAAGIPRVIPNGVDLSRFHAKETRGDSARDPARFEMGMVGRLDEVKDIGCALRALQRLKAAGQAGGMRLTLVGDGPLQAKLADEARAMGVAEMVDFAGARADVPAWYGRFDLYLNTSVYEGMSNTLLEAMACGLPLIASRVPGNAAWLAEGENARFFESGDDAALAAAILALRDDPASRAEMGRRNRAKVEKEYDNRRFLATYAGLYTELSGHAAS
- a CDS encoding type III PLP-dependent enzyme; amino-acid sequence: MLSPATEFFPGTRFGRIGDALAVAGKPIADIVRQYGSPLFIYDTGILRWRHDALRAVLPKELLITYAVKANPNPDIVRLLGQWYDGVDLASQGEMEVALKGGVPGAKMSFAGPGKSREELRFAVANGIGTLSLESERELDHLEAICAETGKTTQALIRVNPDFEFSRSGLKMGGGSKQFGIDSERVPALIQRLAASKNVRFKGIHIFSGTQNLNADSVVEAFGKILEYAVGLKAATGCRIDILNLGGGFGIPYFKGDAPLDLERAGEGVRRLFAEYAPKLPGTRFKTELGRFLVGEAGIYVSQVRYRKVSRGTVFLILDGGMHHHLAASGNISQSPIRRQMVLAAANKMNGPTEKVNVVGPLCTPLDTFGMGIELPALDEGDFVAIPNSGAYGPSMSPVGFLSHPPPREVLL
- a CDS encoding glycosyltransferase translates to MAKRVLIIAFHFPPIQGSSGFLRTLKFARYLPDYGIEPTVLTVNPRAYVAVDPKPVNQLPAGVEVHRSFGLDAQKHMGIAGRYPAFLGIPDKHASWIPAAVLDGKRLIRKKRIEAIYSTYPIPSAHVIGHALAKWTGLPWVADFRDPMWDEFLEVPKPVLWARKRIEAAAIRKCTQALTTTQGIADLFYRRYPELPKEKLTVISNGFDENDFSRLPPHSGARAPGPVTLTHAGLLEQVDRDPVPFFRGIKLAIDRGGIRREQLQVNLMGTGNDAIYQKEIADLGLGDVVRLKSPVPYAQAIDIMSASDILLLFQGPSCEAQIPAKLYEYMRVGRPILALTTHEGETGRLVKETASGTVVRPEDPEPIARAVTEWVRAVQAGQALPAASAGTARGFSRQNQAQRLAGIFAGLGNAK
- a CDS encoding acyl carrier protein, giving the protein MKLIGNLLDSMAVNSLIVALEENFGFAFEDEELSAESFETVESLAELVKRKL
- a CDS encoding acyl-CoA ligase (AMP-forming), exosortase A system-associated, which codes for MLSAAAEACPNKNAVLHKDDAWTYARVRSDSAKLAAILMEAGIGKGDRVGFYLEKRIEKVNAIFGISMAGGVFVPIRWQNLGHQAAHIIRDSGTTVLITTYARLPAIAEVLGEAACLKLIVAIGKPEEGKGAALPGVQVLDWSAAMAAAPDTRRGPRVVEPDLAAILYTSGSTGKPKGVVLSHLNIVAGARIVSEFLQLTENDRLLSLLTFGFDYGLNQLTTAFLNRAQIVLMEYLFPRDVVSVARKHAVTGIANVAAGWIQLVDLPGLNQGNLPSLRYITNSGGAVPENVVRKLRQNLSGTSIFLMYGLTEAFRSTFLDPALVDSHPTSMGKAIPGEEIIIVDEHGKPVRPGETGELVHRGVLVAQGYWNAPDLTAVRYRRSPLQPAEVPVPEMAVFSGDQVRIDEEGLLYFVGRKDEMIKCSGNRISPTEVEEQLHASGMVKDAMALGIPHAVYGQAVYAVIVPAEGRAALQERELLDYCKTSMPPYMIPQHVEIREDLPRNANGKLDRALIKTQVYAKLGIAPK
- a CDS encoding GNAT family N-acetyltransferase, encoding MIEVRLAETQAERDALLEPARVLAREAESNLTFHQLPVPMAWWKQFHSEPGEGDFGSKRMRNFLGMRSRLEECFFAAAESDGKLVGLAPLAVFSVTVKSNAPPLKVLCFCADSVTVFYQDLLIHPGNREDTLAALLDFLCAHAEKQNMLLFLGYIPEDSPNLPGLKKAAEARLQAGWKGGLVTNRYRGGVYPWTLHPLDSALAGLKETVPADAALCESIEALKEKLGKQGPTLLTFQATRKGLEQELESLLGRIPAEGAPGEAARKAREAIASDVIIYPHLKLPASVEEFQQTLSSSRRYYFRRYLKKFLEANGSFEDIAPADLSSADVEEYLALHRQRWGSDSVAVNDSTIDFHRQIAMEGAKIGIFHLFFAKVEGRRIAAHACFDIGNRREYFFSGRTPELEDLRAGKLLVMHTVQDAIAKGFKFYDFGYGGDEYKSEFTRTHRLAKSLFLAKDGALLDLEKIFPKYEYMSLESA
- a CDS encoding alpha/beta hydrolase codes for the protein MTGSSEEMFFFDGVGGKRLLGFFHPAAGPARRGGVVYCHPFAEEKNQSHAVIVRTARGLAAAGIPVLRFDFSGCGDSEGDLQDASAEDWVAEVGCAADWLRKRTGNARVGLWGLRAGANLAALYAAGRSDVAFAVLWQPLPDLKTCMTQFLRQKFSSELAAGNAEGFSVKGLVKRLEAGETLDVMGYPVTRRLYESFATKTPPLSACEFPFPLCLAAITEADAPPDALKRMAEGLRASNRPAPLQHAREVPFWDRYWRWEAPSLPQLTSGWIASVA